The genomic segment AAGGCATGGCCGCCGACGTGTTGGAAGTTCGCACACGAGTTCGCACATGCCGAACACCGGATGCAGTACAGCGTCTCCCGGAGTTGGTCGTCCTCGCGCATCTCCATGCGGCCGTTGTCGATGAGCACGAGGTGGAACTCGCGATCGTCGCCGGGACCGAGTTCGTCTCCCTCGTCGAAAGTCGGTGAGTCGCCGGGCGGCGTGAAAAGCGAGATATAGGAGGTGATGTCCTGTCCGGTCCCCGACCGGCCGATGAGTTCGACGAACGGCTGGAGGTCCTCAACGCTCGGGACGAGTTTCTCTACGCCCGCGACCGCAATATGGGTGTCCGTCGCCTGCACGCACTTGCGGGCGTTGCCTTCGCTTGTGACCAGCGCGAGTGTGCCGGTATCCGCCGTGACGAAGTTTGCCCCCGTCATTCCGACCTCGGCGTCCATGATCTTCTCACCGAGATACTCACGGGCGAACTGTGTCAGCTCCTCGGCGGTTTCGAGGGGCTCTTCCGGGTCGAAGTGCGCGTTGAACAGGTCCGCAATCTCCTCGCGGGACTTGTGGATAGCGGGTGCGACGATGTGTGACGGCGCTTCGTCGGCAACCTGCAGGACGAACTCGGCGAGGTCAGTCTCCCAGACGTCCGCGCCGCTGGCTTCGAGAGACTCGTTCGCCTCGATCTCCTCGCTGGTCATCGACTTCGACTTCACGACATCGCGGCCGCCGGCGACCTCCGTTATGTATCGGTTCGCGTCGGCGGCGTCGTCAGCGAGATAGACTGTACCGCCGTTGGTTTCGACCGCCTCGATAACCTGATGGATGAGTTCGGGCAGGCGTTCGATGGTGTCTTCCTTAATGGCGCGGGCCTCGTCTTTGAGGCCGTCGTAGTCTTCGAGATCCGCAGTAGATTCGTAGCGGCCATCGTTGAAGACCTGTGTGTTCTCATGGACGTTGTTGCCCTCGGTGTCGAGGAGGTGGCGGATGCGTTCGGCTTTTCGCTGGCGGTCATCGACGCTCATCTACCTGTCCTCCAGGAGAACGACGGTGACGTCCATCGGGCCGTGGGCTCCCTTCACGAGCGCGCCCATGTCTGCTGTGGCGCTCGGCCCGGTCGCGATGACGGCTTGCCCGGTGCCGCTACGGATGTCCTCGGCGAGTCGATCGAACGTCGTGTCCATATCTGGGAGGATATCGCTGCCGGCGATGACGGCGACGTGTTCGTCGGCGTAGAGGCTAACCGGTTCCTCGCCGTCAGGGCCGCCCTGGATGACCACGGAGCCGTAGTCGGCGATGGCGTATCCGGCGGCGGTGACGCCGGTTTCCGCAGTTTCGAGTTCCTGCACCGTCGGATCGACCTCTACGGCGTCCGGCAGGGAGACGTTCTCGAACGGAAGCGGAGTGCCAACCGCGCGAGCGTTGAGGAGCGGGATAAGCGTCGACTCGAACTGGTCAGAAGTCGTCTGAACGAGTTCGACCCCGACCTCGTCGAGGGACGACTCGAAGGTCGTGATTGGTTCGGCTGACATCTGGCGGACGTTTATGAAACAGCCTAATGGGTGTTTCCCTCCACGCATTCCCACGACAGAACATTACATATATTTGATTATACACTCTCACCATCCACGGCGGAATTTGATGGATGATAGTAGATGAAAAAAGAGTTACATATGCTTGTTGTTCGATGGCGAAACATAGCCGATCGAACACCTAGACGAGCGGATTGAGGAGCGAGCAGAAGGGTGCAGAGAGACGCAACTCCTCATGACGATTCCGGGTATCAGCCACTACTCAGCATTGGTGATTTACGTGGAGATCGGTGAGATTGACCGATTTGATCGAGCCAAGGAAGTGGTGCGGTACGTGGGATTGAACCCAGTGATCCGCGAGTCTGGCGACTCGCGGTTCGAAGGAAGAATCTCGAAGAATGGGTCGGGAAAGGTGCGGTGGGTGCTGGTCCAGGCGGTTCATTCAGCGGTTCATACGGTCGGTGACGAGTATCTGAGTCGATTCTATAACCGCATCAAGCGGCGGAA from the Halococcus salifodinae DSM 8989 genome contains:
- a CDS encoding LutC/YkgG family protein: MSAEPITTFESSLDEVGVELVQTTSDQFESTLIPLLNARAVGTPLPFENVSLPDAVEVDPTVQELETAETGVTAAGYAIADYGSVVIQGGPDGEEPVSLYADEHVAVIAGSDILPDMDTTFDRLAEDIRSGTGQAVIATGPSATADMGALVKGAHGPMDVTVVLLEDR